In the genome of Cetobacterium ceti, one region contains:
- a CDS encoding mechanosensitive ion channel family protein, protein MKNNIDNFTSFSQEVWHKLLNKGTMVDVTVDFIYIVLKVILCLLIYYFGNKIFKKILHMFHETSNYKSLDESLKSFMSSVSNLGINIILITSCLIILGVKESSLIAFLGTIGIGIGLALKDNLSNFAGGIIILLFKTYKVGDEVEIADHMGYVKAIDIFCTSVRTHNNDLVLIPNGKIVSDKIINYTKTPTRRLKFIVSIGYDDNIDLARKVLEEMLSNNPLVLKDPKVYTHVDEYADSSINIALKGWCINENYWTIYKQTLNEIKPTLDKYNINIPYPQMDVFIKNK, encoded by the coding sequence ATGAAAAATAATATTGATAATTTTACTTCTTTTTCTCAAGAGGTTTGGCATAAACTATTAAATAAAGGTACTATGGTTGATGTAACTGTTGATTTTATATATATTGTATTGAAAGTTATACTGTGTCTTTTAATATATTATTTTGGAAATAAAATTTTTAAAAAGATTTTACATATGTTTCATGAAACTAGTAATTATAAAAGTTTAGATGAATCTTTAAAAAGTTTTATGTCATCAGTTTCAAATCTAGGAATTAATATAATTTTAATAACAAGTTGTTTAATAATATTAGGAGTTAAAGAGAGTAGTTTAATTGCATTTCTAGGAACAATAGGAATAGGAATAGGCTTAGCTTTAAAAGACAACCTTTCAAATTTTGCAGGGGGAATAATAATACTTCTGTTTAAAACATATAAAGTTGGAGATGAAGTAGAAATAGCAGATCATATGGGATATGTAAAAGCTATAGATATATTTTGTACCTCTGTAAGAACTCATAATAATGATTTAGTTTTAATTCCTAATGGAAAAATTGTAAGTGATAAAATAATAAATTATACAAAAACACCAACGAGAAGATTAAAATTTATAGTTTCTATAGGATACGATGATAATATAGATTTAGCTAGAAAGGTTTTAGAAGAGATGTTAAGTAACAATCCTCTTGTTTTAAAAGATCCTAAAGTTTATACCCATGTGGATGAATATGCAGATAGCTCAATAAATATAGCTTTAAAGGGATGGTGTATAAACGAAAATTATTGGACAATATATAAACAAACATTAAATGAAATAAAACCTACTTTAGATAAATATAATATAAATATTCCTTATCCACAAATGGATGTATTTATAAAAAATAAATAA
- a CDS encoding FUSC family protein, which yields MRLPFNSDYLGNKNFKTAVSVFLCVLILNVYLHENSFYAAIASVSCSQSSPGSSLKSGISRTIGTSWGGFIGLVFSILIIHGEPTRFVQAFYTGIGIGFVILGCIKLLNKPSSCTIACIVYLGIIVNMNGRDPYFWAINRVLTTIFGIFITVTVHALLPPDKENNK from the coding sequence ATGCGCTTGCCTTTTAATAGTGATTATCTAGGAAATAAAAATTTCAAAACTGCTGTTTCAGTCTTTTTATGTGTCTTAATATTAAATGTCTATCTTCATGAAAATTCTTTTTATGCTGCTATTGCATCAGTTTCTTGTTCTCAAAGTAGTCCAGGAAGTAGTTTAAAATCTGGAATATCTAGAACAATTGGAACTTCTTGGGGAGGTTTCATTGGCTTAGTTTTTTCCATTTTAATTATTCATGGGGAACCTACAAGATTTGTTCAAGCTTTTTATACAGGTATCGGCATTGGCTTTGTAATTTTAGGTTGTATTAAACTTTTAAATAAACCTAGTTCTTGTACCATTGCTTGTATTGTATATTTAGGAATAATTGTAAATATGAATGGAAGAGACCCATATTTCTGGGCTATTAATAGAGTGCTGACAACTATATTTGGTATATTTATAACTGTAACAGTTCATGCATTATTACCACCGGATAAAGAAAATAATAAATAG
- a CDS encoding ECF-type riboflavin transporter substrate-binding protein yields the protein MFKVHEEKDGFRYYNQKKEFFSTKNVVAIGIGAALYSVLSAIMIPIGPNTSFRIAVALLTIFGVIFGPMVGFFVGFVGHALNDMIMWGSVWFSWVFLSAVIGLFAGFINNDKSFNLESGKITKKHIFKMYIYAILGMIFAGLAAYVGDVYFYGEPPKKVWIQIALATFTNFIVTASLGIPIILAIGKSRRKHSNLKLEN from the coding sequence ATGTTTAAAGTACACGAAGAAAAAGATGGATTTAGATATTATAACCAGAAAAAAGAATTTTTTTCAACTAAAAATGTTGTTGCCATAGGAATTGGAGCAGCATTATATAGTGTTTTATCAGCTATAATGATACCTATAGGACCTAACACATCCTTTAGAATAGCAGTTGCATTATTGACAATATTTGGAGTAATTTTTGGACCTATGGTGGGATTCTTTGTAGGATTTGTAGGCCATGCTTTAAATGATATGATAATGTGGGGAAGCGTGTGGTTTAGTTGGGTATTTTTATCAGCAGTAATAGGATTATTTGCTGGATTTATAAATAATGATAAAAGTTTTAATTTAGAATCAGGAAAGATTACGAAAAAGCATATATTTAAAATGTATATTTATGCTATACTAGGAATGATTTTTGCAGGATTAGCAGCATATGTCGGAGATGTTTATTTTTATGGTGAACCTCCTAAAAAAGTTTGGATTCAAATAGCTTTAGCTACTTTTACAAACTTTATAGTAACTGCAAGTTTGGGAATACCAATTATTTTAGCAATAGGAAAAAGCAGAAGAAAACATTCAAATTTAAAGTTAGAAAATTAA